Within Actinoplanes sp. L3-i22, the genomic segment AGATGCGCCCGCAGGGCCGAGGGCACGAAATGGGCCACGGTCACCCGGTCATGCCGCAGCCGTCGCGCGGTCTCGCGCGGGTCCCGCTGGCCGAGATCACCGGCGACCACGACGCACGCCCCGTCGCGCAGCGGCGCCAGCATCTCCCAGAACGCGAAGTCGAAGCCCGGCTCGGCCTGCCACAGCACCCGGTCGTCCGGAGTCAGCGGGTAGGCCCGCCGGCTCCAGTCCAGCCGGGCCCGCAGCGCCCCGTGCGGCACGCCGACCCAGCGGGGCTCGCCGGTGGAGCCGGAGGTGTGGCACACGTAGGCCAGCGCGCCCGGCGGCAGCCGCCGGGGCGGCGATCCGGTGACCTCCGGGCCGGTGGCCGCGGCGCGTACCGGCTGCGGACCCAGCCGCAGCACCGGGGCGCCGATCCGGTGCAGGTGCCGGCGCAGCGCCGGGTCGCACAGCACCGGCACGGCGCCGGCGTGCAGCACCCCGAGGACCGCGGCCAGCAGGTCCCGCCCGCGCGGCAGCTCGATGCCGACCAGCGACTCGGCCGCGGCGGGCAGGAGCGGGGCGAGCCGGCGGGCCCACCCGGCCAGCGCGCCGTAGGTGAGCGGGCCGGCGTCGTCGGCGAGCGCGGTGCGCTGTGGCTCGGCGGCGGCCCGGGCGAAGAACTCCGCGACGACGGTGGCGATCGGCTCGGTCACAGCGTCTCCAGGATCTCGTCGATGGCCCGGAACGCGGCCGTCACGTCCTCCGGTTCGGTGTAGAGATACGTCGACAGGCGCAGCACCTGGTCGCCGGCGAGCGCGGACACCAGCGGCTGGGCGCAGAGATGCCCGCTGCGGCACATCACCCCGTAGGAGTCGCTGAGCGCACGGGCGACGTGATCCAGCCGTGCGACGCCGTGCAGCGCGATCGAGACCAGGCCGGCCCGGTCGAGCGCGGGATCGTCGCCGAGCAGGCTCACCCGGGGCCGGCTGCGGCACTCGGCCACCAGGTGCGCGGCCATCCGGGCGTCGTGGCCGGCCAGCGCCGGTGCGCCGATCTCGTCCAGATAGTCGACCGCCGCCCCGAGTCCCAGCACGGCGGCGATGTCCGGGGTGCCGTACTCCAGCCGGTGCGGGAGCTTGCGCAGGCGGACCGACTCGGCGTCGACCCAGTCGACCGTGCCGCCGCCGTACATCATCGGGGTTAATCTCTCCAGGGAATCGGCCTTGCCGCAAAGCACCCCGACCCCGGTCGGCCCGCACATCTTGTGGGCCGAGAAGGCCACGAAGTCGGCGCCCCAGGCATCGATCCGGCCGCGGTGCGGCACGTGCTGCGCGGCGTCCACCAGGACCAGCGCGCCGGCCTGCCGGGCGAGTTCGGCCAGGCGGGCCACCGGCTGGTACACGCCGGTGACGTTGGAGCAGGCGGTCAGGGCGACCACGGCCGGGCCGGCGCGCAGCGCGTCGGCGTACGCGTCCAGGTCCAGCTCGCCGCCGGGCAGCACCGGTACGACGCGGACCCGGCTGCGGGCCCGCCAGGGCAGCAGGTTGGAGTGGTGGGCGTCGAGCGTGGTCACCACCAGGTCGTCCGGGCCGAGCCCGAGGCCGCCGGCGACCAGGTTGATCGCCTCGGTGGTGTTGCGGACGAACACCACCTCGCCCGCGCGTACCCCGATGAACTCGGCGACCTTGAGCCGGGCGTCCTCGAAGGCGGTGGACGCCTCCTCGGACAGGGCGTGCTTGCCCCGGTGGATGTTCGCGCCGTTGTCGCTGTGGTAGCGGGTCATCGCCTCGATGACCGGCCGGGGCCGCAGCGAGGTGGCCGCGCTGTCCAGGTAGTTCACCGGTCGCCCGGCGATCCGGCGGCCCAGCACCGGGAAGTCGTCGCGGATCGTGGCCGCGAGGCTGATCGTCATCGCTGCGCCGGCACGTCGTCGGCGCGCACACAGGACAGGAACTTGCCGGTCTGCTGCGAGGCCAGGTGCTCGACGGCCTCGGCGCGCAGCTCGGCGCCCGGCCCGAGCAGCTGCTCGACCCGACGGCACAGCGCCGCCGCGGCCTCGGGCGCCGCTCCGGGCGCGGGGATCCAGCCGAACCGGAACCGGCGTCCGGTGCGCTGCCGCATCCGGTACGCGATCACCGCCGGATCCGGGCCGATCACCTCGTCGAACGCTTTGGGCGAGATCCGGCGGCCGTCCGGCGTCAGCAGGTAGTGCGCGGCGCGGCCCTCGTGGCGGACCGCCGGGAAGGCCGATCCGCACGGGCAGCCGGGCTGCCGGCGGTACAGGTCGCCGGTGCGGTAGCGCACGTGCGGCAGCAGCCGGTCGCCGATCGAGGTCACCACCAGTTCACCCACCTCACCCGGGCCGGCCGGGGCCAGCGTCCGCGGGTCGAGCAGCTCGGGGTGTAAGGCGGCCGCGTTCAGGTGCAGGGTTTGCCGCGGGCACTCCATCGCGACCCAGCCGAGCTCGGACATCGACACGACCTCGGCCATCGGCGGGTCGTCGCCCAGCAGCTCCCGGATCTGGCGCCGGGCCACCCCGGTGGCCAGCGTGTACGTGAGGACCACCGCGCCCGGCGCCGGCGGCGGCAGGCCGCGCGCCCGGTACTGCCGCAGCAGGAACGCGAAGTGGGTGGCGTCGGTGTAGAACCAGTCCGGCCGCCAGGCGGCGATCTCCTCGATCGCCTGGTCGACCAGGGCCGCGCTGGTGGCCAGCAGGTCGTGCCCGACCGGCAGCACCAGTGTGCCGTCGCGCAGGGTCCGGCTGGCCATCGTGGTCTGCGGGGCGGCGCACTCGACGTCCGAGCAGTTGGGTGCGGCGTACCGGGCGACGCGCTGGGACCGGGCGCTGAGCAGCCGGCCGCGCAGTTCCGGGTGCACCGAGGTGGTCCGCGACATCCGGCGGGCCAGGTCGTAGGTGTAGGCGGCGGTGGTGAGCCGGTCTCCGCCGGTGCCGGAGCTGTGACTGATCAGCACGTGCCGCTCGGCCGAGAGCGGGTGCCCGGCCGCGACCACCCCGGCCGGGTAGTGCGAGCGGTAGAACTCCTTGTCGGTCAGCGGCAGGCGGCGCAGAGCCGCCTCGGCCTCGTCGTGACCCGGCTCGCCCGGCCCGGTGGCCACCTCCCGCGCGGGCGGCCCGGCCCGCTCGACGAGCGTGCGATAGGCGGACGTGTGGCGATATGCGAATCGCGCCTCGTGAATCGCTTTGAGTGCGGTGGAGATATGCGGTCGAGCCTGCGCAGTCACCAAAGAATTTCCCCGTTTCGCGCACGGGCAATCGACACGTGATGTCGCTGTTTCGCGAGCGGTATCGCATTGCTCCGACGTCGCCGAGCATTCCACGATCCATCGATGTCGGCAAGTGTGACGCATCCGTCCATATCTATGCGCTGTCAGGTCCAGCGAATCACCGTGCCGGGGTCGGCGAATCCGGTCAGCGCGGCGGCGGTCGCGCGGTAGCCGCCGTGGCGCTCGACGGCGTGCACGTGCCCGCTGTTGAAGACGTACAGATCGCCGGGCCCGGGCGTCAGCCGCAGGGACCGGTGCGAGGCCAGGGATCGCTCCGGATAGGGGCCGCCGTCCAGGGTGGTCCCGAGCCGTGCGCGGGAGGCCTCGTCGGGCCGGATGTTCCACACCCGGAGCCCGCCGCCGTCCCCGTTGGCCAGGCAGAGATTGACCGCGCACACCCGGCCGGCCACCTCGGTGATCTCGAAACCGGCCTGCCCGGGCTCCCGGCACTGGGCCGAGTCCTCGTGCGGGACCAGCGCGAACCGGCCCGATGAGACCCAGGAGCGGACCAGTCCCCGGCACGCCTCGCGCCCGTCGTGGACGGCGGGCCGCACGGTGACCCCGCGGGGCGCGAACCGGTCACCGAGCTCGTCCCAGAACCGGGCCCACGCGTTGCCGGGCAACCCCAGGACCGACTCGACGGCGCCGGCCTCGTCGGCCGCGGATGCCACGTACTCGGCCGGTGGGCGGTGGTAGTGGTAGGTGCCCAGGTACTCGCTGGGGGCCTCCGCGCTGCGCCGGCGGCGGGCCGGGGAGGACCTGAACCGCTCAAGGATCCCGGCCGCCTCGGCGGCGTCGGCGAATCCGCGCAGCGCCGCGCCGAGACGCCTTTGTTCGAGCACGTCGATCACCAGATCGAGGTCGGCAGGGCCGCCTTCCGCGATGGTGAAGAAATGGTCGTCGGCTACCTCGCCGGTCAATGCGGTGACGGCTTCGACTGTCATCGGTATCTCCGTCCGGTGCGGCCGGATGCCTCCGGCGACAGCTGCTCAGAAACGGTGGAAAGCGGCGCTCAGCGGCACCTGTCGAGCGCCGCGCCGCCGTTTGGTGGCGTCGTCGCCCAGCCCGTGGACCAAGGCGGTCACCCCCAGCCCGGGCGCCGCCGCGGCCGGCGCGTAGAACATGGTCTGGAAATGGGCGACCGAGGCGTGCGGGTGGCCGTACCGGGTGCCGGTGAGCACCAGGACGAGTTCGCCGCCGCAGCGCACGAACAGCGCGAACGCCAGCGGCCCGTCCTCCGACTCGGCCACGAACAGCACCGGGCCGTCCGGACCGAAGGTCTCGCGTACCCGCTCGAGCAGCGCCGCCGCCCCGGCCTCGCTCTGCGGGGTGCCGTGCCTGCGGGCGTGCAGCATCAGCAGCTCGACCAGGTGGGGCTCGGTGTCCTGCAGCGGGCGGATCCGCAGTCTGGCCCCGGACTCGGTGAACCGGCGCATCTCGTACCGGGCGATGTTGCGGTGTTTGTAGGGCAGGCCCGCGACGTAGCCTTCCGGGTCGGTCCAGGTCACCTCGATCACGTTGGCGCTGCCCAGTGGCACCGAGCCGAAGCCCGCGGCGGCCAGCCGGTCGGCCAGCAGCGCCGCGCCCGGCCCGAGGTACAGCGCGCTGAGACTGCGCAGCGACTCGGCACGGGCCCAGGCGCACAGGCCGGCGACGAAGTGCTCCACCTCGCTCGGATCGGCCGCGCCCGGGCCGGTCAGCGCGGTCTCGTACTCCGGGGCCAGCAGCACCGCGGCGGGCAGCACGTCGTCCGGGGTCAGCCCCTGCCACGGCGCCGGTGGCCCGGACTCGCCCGGCACCCCGTCGCGCAGCACGAGCAGGGGATCGGCGAACCGGCGCGGGGACGCCTCGGTGAGCCGGGCGCCCACCGACGCCACCACCGGTCGCCCGTCGCGGATCAGCGCGAACGTGTGCAGCGGTCCCGGCAGGCGATCCGGCTCGTAGGACAGCCAGGCCGGGCGCAGGCAGCGGGGCCCGTCCCCGGCCACCGCCGCCCACCAGTCGGGCAGGCCCGGGGTCACCTCGAAGGACGTACTCAATCGCTTCCCCCTCTCGGCCGGACCCGCAGCAGCGTAGCGAGATCCGCCCCCGAGGTGAAGATCCCCATCGATGCATGGATGCGGGATCGGCGGCCGCCCGCGGGTCGCCGCCGGTCCGGTACGCTGGCCCGCATGTCGACGCAACGTCCTATTGTTCCCGATTCGCCAGTTCTCGACGGACTTGAGGCGCGTTGGGGTGCGGTATGGAAGGAACAGGGCACCTACACCTTCGACGGTGACCGCCCGCGCGAGCAGATCTTCGCGATCGACACGCCGCCGCCCACGGTCAGCGGATCGCTGCACATGGGACACGTCTTCTCGTTCACGCACACCGACACGGTCGCCCGCTTCCAGCGCATGCGCGGCAAGTCGGTGTTCTACCCGATCGGGTGGGACGACAACGGCCTGCCCACCGAGCGCCGGGTGCAGAACTACTACGGCGTGCGCTGCGAGCCCGCGCTGCCGTACGTCGCGGACTTCACGCCGCCGGCGACACCGGACCCGAAACGGCCGGTCCCGATCTCCCGGCCCAACTTCATCGAGCTCTGCGAACGCCTCACCGCCATCGACGAGAAGGAGTTCGAGGCCGCGTGGCGCCACCTCGGGCTCTCGGTGGACTGGGACCTGACCTACACCACCATCGACGACGACTCGCGGGCCACCTCGCAGCGGGCCTTCCTGGACAACCTGGCCCGCGGCGAGGCGTTCATGTCCGAGGCGCCGACCCTGTGGGACGTGACGTTCCGGACCGCGGTCGCCCAGGCCGAGTTGGAGGACCGGGACTGGCCCGGGGCGTTCCACCGCATCGCCTTCCAGCGCGCCGACGGCCGGCCGGTGCACATCGAGACCACCCGGCCCGAACTGCTGCCCGCCTGTGTCGCCCTGGTCGCGCACCCCGACGACGAGCGCTACCAGGAGCTGTTCGGCACCACCG encodes:
- a CDS encoding aminotransferase class V-fold PLP-dependent enzyme; amino-acid sequence: MTISLAATIRDDFPVLGRRIAGRPVNYLDSAATSLRPRPVIEAMTRYHSDNGANIHRGKHALSEEASTAFEDARLKVAEFIGVRAGEVVFVRNTTEAINLVAGGLGLGPDDLVVTTLDAHHSNLLPWRARSRVRVVPVLPGGELDLDAYADALRAGPAVVALTACSNVTGVYQPVARLAELARQAGALVLVDAAQHVPHRGRIDAWGADFVAFSAHKMCGPTGVGVLCGKADSLERLTPMMYGGGTVDWVDAESVRLRKLPHRLEYGTPDIAAVLGLGAAVDYLDEIGAPALAGHDARMAAHLVAECRSRPRVSLLGDDPALDRAGLVSIALHGVARLDHVARALSDSYGVMCRSGHLCAQPLVSALAGDQVLRLSTYLYTEPEDVTAAFRAIDEILETL
- a CDS encoding GNAT family N-acetyltransferase: MSTSFEVTPGLPDWWAAVAGDGPRCLRPAWLSYEPDRLPGPLHTFALIRDGRPVVASVGARLTEASPRRFADPLLVLRDGVPGESGPPAPWQGLTPDDVLPAAVLLAPEYETALTGPGAADPSEVEHFVAGLCAWARAESLRSLSALYLGPGAALLADRLAAAGFGSVPLGSANVIEVTWTDPEGYVAGLPYKHRNIARYEMRRFTESGARLRIRPLQDTEPHLVELLMLHARRHGTPQSEAGAAALLERVRETFGPDGPVLFVAESEDGPLAFALFVRCGGELVLVLTGTRYGHPHASVAHFQTMFYAPAAAAPGLGVTALVHGLGDDATKRRRGARQVPLSAAFHRF